GTGTGCCGTGGGCTGGGTGTTCAACACACGGCTATCCTTCATGATGGCCAATGCCTTGGCGCCAACAGGCGCGCTGATGACGTTCATCGCCTTATGGACGGGGTCTCTTTGGGGGCGGCCTACTTGGGGCACTTGGTGGGCATGGGAAGCGCGCCTGACTTCGGAGTTGATCTTGTTGTTCTTGTATGCCGGGTTCATGTCGTTGCATGCAGCCATCGACGAAGTGCGCAAGGCCGATCGCGCCAGTGCATTGCTGGCACTGGTGGGCGTGATCAACGTGCCCATCATCTATTTTTCCGTCAAGTGGTGGAACACCTTGCACCAGGGTGCCTCCGTGAGTATCACCAAGGGATCGTCCATGGCGGCGGTAATGCTTTGGGGCATGCTCATCATGGCGCTGGCCTTTTGGGCATATAGCATCGCGGCGTCCTTGGTGCGGGTGAGGGCGGTGATATTGGAGCGCGAATCGAGCGCTTCGTGGATCAAGGAGGTAATCCCATGAACTGGGGAAGCGCACACGCATTTTTCGAGATGGGCGGATACGGTCTCTACGTTTGGGGCTCCTATCTTGTCACGGTGTTTGTTATCGCCGGCGAACTAGCGGCACTGCGCGGACGGCGCCGCGCCGCCCTGGCATTCGCCAAACGAGCACATGGGCAGGATAAGCCGTGAAATCCAGGCATAAACGCTTGGCATGGATCCTCACGGGGCT
The Betaproteobacteria bacterium genome window above contains:
- a CDS encoding heme ABC transporter permease, with product MDIVEQHRSGWIWRYASPRNFYVLAGKMAPALFALALLLGGAGLYVGFFVAPTDFQQGESYRIIFIHVPAAWMSMFIYLVMAFWCAVGWVFNTRLSFMMANALAPTGALMTFIALWTGSLWGRPTWGTWWAWEARLTSELILLFLYAGFMSLHAAIDEVRKADRASALLALVGVINVPIIYFSVKWWNTLHQGASVSITKGSSMAAVMLWGMLIMALAFWAYSIAASLVRVRAVILERESSASWIKEVIP
- the ccmD gene encoding heme exporter protein CcmD, which translates into the protein MNWGSAHAFFEMGGYGLYVWGSYLVTVFVIAGELAALRGRRRAALAFAKRAHGQDKP